The Lolium rigidum isolate FL_2022 chromosome 1, APGP_CSIRO_Lrig_0.1, whole genome shotgun sequence region ggttgaacaaggtatagagtgataccgaagatcaaacctcggacaagtaaaatatcgcgagacaaagggaattggtaatgtatgtgaatggttcattcgatcactaaagtcatcgttgaatatgtgggagccattatggatctccggatcccgctattggttattggtcgagtgagtactcaaccatgtccgcatagttctcgaaccgtagggtgacacacttaaagttggatgttgaaatggtagttcttgaatatggaatgaagttggaatatttgttcggagtcccggatgtgatcccggacatcacgaggagttccggaatggtccggagaataagattcatatataggatgtcattttatgtgaataaaatgtcgcggaaggttctatggaaggttctagaaggttctagaaaagtccggaagaaaccaccaaggaaggtggagtccacaagggactccacctccatggccggccagccctagtgggggtggagtcccaagtggactccaccatagggggccggccacccccacatgggaggtgggaatcccacctttgggtgggagtcctagttgggctaggtttgccccctcctatggaaggttttggtttcgggtcttattcgaagacttggacaccaacacttgggatccacctatataatgaggggccaagggagggggccggccaccccaagaccacaagctggccgcccccatagagtggccggccaccccctcccaaaccctagctttgctcctccacttcatattgcccggtttgcttagcgaagctccgccggacttctacaccgccaccgacaccacgccgtcgtgctgtcggattcaagaggagctactacttccgctgcccgctggaacgggaggtggacgtcgtcttcatcaacaaccgaacgtgtgaccgagtacggaggtgctgcccgttcgtggcgccggaaccgatcgtgatcaagatcttctacgcgcttttgcaagcggcaagtgaacgtctaccgcagcaacaagagcctcatcttgtaggctttggaatctcttcaagggtgagactcgataccccctcgttgctaccgtcttctagattgcatcttggcttggattgcgtgttcgcggtaggaaaatttttgttttctatgcaacgttatcctacatacctaaactaagataattaagctggtggagtcctgaatatgggctccacataggcctccatgcccgtatcaactCCCCTAGATccaggccggatttttggccggactttTCCAGAGGGCCGGATGATCCGGGGCGGCCGGATAATCCgaaccttacttaggccggattatccgccccaaatatcccccaacggctcgattttcttataccccccttcttcctccttgggctggtgcttcttccactctctctctcctccattgttgatcttgagaagcttgccctatctctctatccctccatgattcttgcccccttttgagggaaaagagagaggagatatagatccacactttgaacaaaccatatcatctctttgtgactgaatctttgggatctagatcttggagaattttgtgttctcctctttgttcttcctctcttatttccccaatagcttttgtagctttgttggaatttgagagagaaggacttgagcatctttgtggtgttcttaccattgcatttggtgcataggtttgagttctccacggtggttcgtggaagtgaaagcaagaaggttgttactcttgggttcttggaaccctagacggattctaggcctttgtggcgatttgttgggagcctccaattaagttgtggatgtgtgccccaacctttgtgtaaggcccagtttccacctcgaaggaaatcccttagtggaaccgtgacctaggcctggcgagggtcaccggagaataaggtgaggcgccttcgtggcgctcggtttGTGGTGTGActcccgcatcttggggtgaggcctttgtggcgttggtgtgcatcgagcaaccacacctctagGTGAGTCCATTTGTGGCGTTCGGGGGAGCTAAGCCAtcgcctctccaacggagattagcactcgcaagagtgtgaacttcgggataaatcatcgtctcccgcgtgcctcggttatctctatacccgagctctttacttatgcactttactttgtgatagccatcgtgcttgaagctatatatcttgctatcacatagttgcttgtattgcctagcataagttgttggtgcacataggtgaaccatagtatataggctttgagcttgacaaagtaaacactagttttattccgcatttgttaagcccatctcgtaaaaagtTTAAAACCGCCTATtcgcccccctctaggcgacatccatgTCCTTTCAGCGGTGGCGGCTGGCGGCATTGTTtctagcgggaggaggaggagggccatcGTACGCGGCGAGTTCTCGCTCGTACCTTTGCCGGGAAAACTCCATCCACACGTCGTAGTTGTCCGGGAAGAAGCGTTCCTCCGCTTGCTGTCGTCACTGACGAGCACCGCGTCGATCTCCGCCTCCAGCGCGATCGACTAGCGGCGGTGGGATCGGAACACCGCCCGCGCTCAGGCGCCAGCCTCcaggcgcgcggaagtccggcggcgcaggGTAGCCCGCGGCGCGCAGGAGCcttccctcccattggtggagagagcgtcggccgaagccgttgttcgtcgcgccgtcgttcgccattgaTCGCTAGCTCTTGCTCGATGAGATTGGGGAATAGAGGTGAATAGGGAGACGgcgtggtgaatgcggccagacgcggtagttccgcgataaatagagggtgACGCGCGTGAAACCGAGGCAATGTCATTAACTCCCCgtgtggaagctacgcgtccgtcgaagactgaccggcggcaggcttttacagcgcgcgaaagacgatgcgatgaggacgacgatcggcctttctcgccaacaagtcggggccaccagtcgcgcgggaagttttctaggcatttcccgcgctttcgtttcgtccggactccccgagcgctccccggagggccggggatgacctgggctccccggatggatgaaagcccaaatccggacgaaaacgaggatccgGGGACGTGATTGGGCCGTTTTCGTTCACCCGGATGAAAAAAATGTGTCCTGGGGGCCTTCCCGGGGAgatggctagagatgctcttagccattgtttttattttttttattggtTTAGTTGGTTTGTTGGTTACTCCTCCACTCATATTATTTGATgttaaaatagatgtatctacaactaaaatatatctagatatagcTATATACATTGGAGAggatttttctttttctgttcggTCATTTTTTTAACTTTTATCTGTGGGCAATGAAAATCGATCCCTCGAggatcgcttggaaaaaaaattaaacttTTTCTCACTCAACAtttgaatttttcaaatttgttcaaTGAAAAATACCGTAGATCGAAAAAAACTAACCTGAAACTACAGAAGCGAACACGAAAACTGATCGGATCCCAGGACACACGAATCCACGCGCCCTCTGTCTACGCTAGACGCACCATCGGAGCGAGGATGAGGCAGGGAGGACATTATTCCGAGTATATGATGCAGCCGCCTCCTCATTATCCCGAAGAAGATACTGAAACAAACTAAACGAAAAAACTGAAACCTTCCTGTCGGTGAGATGCCACGGTCCGCCACGTTTCCAAAGCCTCAAGGCCACTGTAGGTTAACACCATAGTGGTGTGATGAACTTTTGATCCTCTTTTGGTAATGAACAGCATGCTTCCCTTAGTTTATGATATGCTGTGAACTTGTAATGCTTGTGATATCGTAGTTATTGGTACATGGTATGTAGAGGGAGGCACCGATGAGTCAATAGTTTTTGGAGGATCTGCCAAAATCGAGTCAATGATTTCCCGAGCAACTGCTATAGAGGGTATGAAACTAGAGAAGAGGCGTAGGAAGAGTACCACAAATTCTTGGCTGAAGAATCAATGTTTGTTCAATCTATGGATTTCTAAGTTGTGGCAATGATTGATCAGACCGAACATACTAGGCTAAGagatttcatcatcgtcgttatgCTGGTGGTGATCGTGAAGCACCTCTTCTTCCTATCCCTTTCTGATCGTTTTGATTGTGTGTATGATCGGATGTAATGGTAACCTCATTAAAGTTTGAACGTGCTAACCTTATGCAGGCTCATATGTGCAACCAAGTGCCTCCTATTTGCATCATCCTCCCACAGAACCATGAGTGCAGAGAACTAAACAAAGGGACGATAGTATTGGGTGCACGTTCTTTTGACGAAGATAACAGCCGCTCGGAAAACCTAGCCACCTCCACTTTAGTCTCCTCCATAGATTGCTTCCCCCCTCCTTCGACAGGCTTCACCGGTGTCTGGTTGGGtgaggaacccgatctatgcgtggagtttccaATAAAAATAGTGCTTTAAGTAGATTATGTTAGGGctttggtagccgccttcttgttagtttcccctcaatggagatgccATCGTATGCAATAACTGATATTTGGTCTTGGGTTGGCTAACGAGATCTCCTTACTGACGTTAgtggtggtgttgaaagattacaattctCTAGTTATGagtcttcggatcttgcttcgacCGATCGATTTTAGAATTTTTAtgatggttgccgcgaggagggttatcctcacagtttttgtctTGGATgccacgtcctcgacaatggtgattcgtattctCGGTTCTCCAGCGACTTCGACAAGGCTAGCCGGTTATTATTCCCTtagactggtgttggtactcttgccgatgttgattgactactttaatggttacACGCGTGCATGCAACCTCGGCAACTCGTGTATCTCTACCGGATACTATTTATTATTATACTATGAATATACTACCGTCCCTTTGTTtagtatatgtggtattgattgaaaaaaaaaacaaaggggaGATAGTTGCAAAATAGTGCAGCCAAATTCCCATAGGAGCCACCAAACAAAAACTACAAGTGAACTTTTGGCCCGTCCGGAAGCCCAAAAGAGGCCCAGCAACTAATTCCTCCGTTTGGAACCGGACAACGTCATCGACCTGACACCCGCACACCAGGCGTCATACGGCCGAGCGCCGCCCATTTCGACGAGGCTACATTCTGATCTCCAAGGGAATGTTCTGCATCACTGCATCTGCATCTGCATCGTCCAGCGCTCTGCACTGAACATCATCCAGCCCAACTACGACGCAAGTCGCCGATTTCTCCAACTCCGCGCCGCCATCTTGTGCTCATCTGGATTTCCATGGAAGGGGAAGGAGCCCGTGCCGGTGGCCGTGGCCGTCGTAAGCTAGTTGTAGGCAGAGAGGCCGACCTTATAAGCACCCTGCCGGATGACCTGCTTCTGCGGATCCTCCACCTCGTCCCCTGCACTCGCGGCGTCTGCCCCGCCCGCGGCTGCGCTCGCGCCGCATGGATCAACACCACCCTCTCCACCCGCTGGCGCGCCCTCTTGATCCACCTCACAGATCTCACCTACCACGATGCCCTCCCACAGAGCGTGCTCGCCTCGatccgccgccgagtcgcccacgccccgccgccgccgaccgccgccgccgtggcaaACCTCAATCCGCCGGTTCAGCCACCGGCCTTTGCCGTGCCTCACCTCGATATCTGTGTTCCTTCCCCGTACCATAACCGGCCCATCTTGACAACCGAGCAGCGTTCTCATTTCGAAAAGGGTGTTCGCTCGCTGCTCCGCGCCGCCGCGGTGCTAGCTCCGTCGGATCTCCGCTTTGCCCTGGGGGGAGCACCCTACCCTGGCGGCATGCAAGTGAATGTGCCCTGCTTCCACCGCGCCACATCCATCGAGCTACAAGGGCTGGACCTTGCGTTCGCCGAGTCGTCACCCAAATGCTTCCCCTCGCTCGAGAGGCTCGTCCTCTCCGGATGCCGCGCCACCATAAGCAACTGGGTCCGCCGCTCCCCGCGGCTGCTCGTTCTCAGAGTCAGCACGGTCACCAATGATGGCCTCAAAATCATCATCGTCAGATCCAAGTCGCTGCAGGAGCTCAGCGTGGAGACCAAGATCCCGTTTTTGGGAAATAAGCCGCCCCTTTTAGATAACGTTAACATTGAGGCCCCTCTACTCAAGCAATTGACCATCTCCTTCGCCGCCGGTGGCTATTATAACAATTTGTTGGTCTCCGTTTCGGCGCCACTGCTAGAGAAGGTCTCCTGGAAGTGTGCTTACTTCACAGCCGCTGCCGGCCTTGGTCGTTGGGGCCTCTTGCATGTGGGATTAAAGCCGGTGGAGACCAACAACGGACAGGGTCACCTTCCTCACATCCATGTCCTGTCCCTGTCAGCGGAAACTCATGTACTATGTTTTCTCTTCTCTCAGTTAGCTGATTTGCCTATTAATAAACTAATTAAATCTATTTTATGATGATATTCTGACAATTTTTTTTGTAGAGCTCATATATGTTTTCAGGGGCAGCGCAAGAGCTCAGATTTAAGGCGGAGATCAAGAAACATATGCTTATCGGTTTCTCCATGCTGGAGCTACGCATCATGACGTCAGGCCATGTTTACGGAGCATTTGCATTGCGCGTCCTTGAGCTGGATGGAATTTTTGCTCTTATAAAAACTCTTAAGATTGTCCTAGTGACATCAGAGGTAAGTCTTACTAATAAGCTCTGTACatgattttcatattttatcgAAAACCTTTTTTAAAATTTTGGATGAAAAAGTACAATCCACAAAATGGTAATGAATATAGTGTGAATTATAATTATCTTCTTCTGGACCAAAGTATAAAAGAACCAGTATAATAATGTTTGTCCAACACTTTGTGATTGGACAACAAGGGTCGTTAGTCTAAAACCTATCTGAACAATGATAAAATCAGTGTCACATTATCAAGTTTGAATGGGGTGGAGGAATATGTGAGGGgaatgtggagggagagggccgtGGGTGGGAGCAGTCTAGTTGTCTATGGACGGATCATGACGCTAAACACATGCCAAATTAGGACCGCGGGATGCTTTGCATCCTGGGTTATGGTTATTTGCTTTTATAAGGTAGTTTTGATGTATTAACAAAAATGTTGTAGGTATATTCTAGACCAAAGGTCCCAGTTGTGAAGCATATATGATGCATCATAGTAACTTACAATTGTTTCAGGGGAAAGAAGCATGCCCAGAAAATTGCCGTTGTGAGGAGCCCAAGGACTGGAGAACCCAAAGCATCTACTTGCCCAATCTTGAAGAAGTGGAAATCAGAGGAGAAGATCATGAGTTTGATTTCTGGAAACTGGTAATCAGTGGTGCACCAAATTTGAAAAGAGTGGTGATGGACAAGCCATCAAATGAGGTCAAAATGGACAGTTGGCGCATGAAAATTATCACCATCCTTGGTCCTGGTAAGCAGGTTCTGCATATAAGATCATCATGATTCTAAATTCATGCTTCTGGGTACATTCCGCTCTGAAAAAATATACTTCTGTTTTGTTAGTGTCTGCCATGTTGTGCAAATTTTCTTCCAGGCTAGCTTAGTTTTAGCttgattatttttgttttttgcttgCTGGAGAAATGTCTATCGTGATGCGCTGCTTCGCTATGTTGCTAagttttttgcaaatctttacctgGTCCTGTTGAGAGTGATACAGATATTACTTTACATGTTCCTGTTCCTTGCATGTTAGATGATAATGCTAGAACTAAGTTACTAGAGAGCTTTGCTATAGAAAAGATTAAGATAGCTTCATAGCTCTGTTCCAGATGAAGCAAAACAAAGCTCCAGGGAAGTAGCTAGAGCCCGCGAGCTGTGTTTTATCAACATTTTTTCGACCTGGTTGGTGGGGATTTAATGCAGCCTTTTACTGATTTTTTCATGGTCGTTTAGAATTATAGTATTTCAACTTTGCTTCGTGAAGTGTTGGGTGAATGGTGGTTGGCTATATCCGCTGGATTTCGGTATATGTACTCAACCGCAGTTTAGAGAGAATATTCTGGGAATCATGGCTGCCCTTATCCCTGACTATCCCTGTGCTCCAGTCAACTAAACACCTGGCAGCCACCTGAAAATTGGCTATCCGTAGCCACCGGGGATAGCCCGGAACCTCAGCTGGCTATATATTCATCTATCGACTTTCAGTTTTTGCTAATTTTCTTAACTCCATGAAAGAACTTCCGTTGAAACTGTACCTTTGAAATAATTGTTTTCATCTGTCACCTGTTTAAGACTGTGCTGCAAGTGATCTGTACATATATAACACACCTTCTTTTGTATTTGGTGTTTCTAATCAGGCTCCAGACATTTAATCTGAATACCCAAGACCACTTTTGTTGGCAGTGTTTATGAGTTttctcatgtttttatttatcttcttgACATGATGAGGGATGAATTTGCCTGACATAATTTTTGCGTTCTTGTAAGCTAAATTCTTCATTATGAGGAAGCTATGTATACTGCTTTTAAGAATATTCCTTTGAAGAAGCACCATAtgcggttttgtttatatttgccATTAGCATCAATAGTGATCTATAAAACACGAATACAGAAGCGAGTAGTTTTTTTGCTTATACTTTTCAATTTATCTGTGCAAGAGACTCATGGTTGCGTTGTCATATCCATTTTCTGCCTCTTTGAATTTTTATTAATTGCCTGTCTTGTGCTTCTAGGCATAGCCATTGCTGGTGGATGCGATGGAGCATGATACTTCATACATAAGATGACTGTTTGGTTTGATGTGCTAATGTGCTGAAACGGTTCAACAGGTAAGATCTTCTGAATATAGCTTGTGAGATTTGGACTGTTTGATCTTCTCTTTGCAAAATATCCAGCGGCCAATGTGGGTAGCCCTCAAACTACCGTCCATTCTGCTTTAGGGATACATACATGCTAATAACTCATAGAAACAATTAAAATGGTTCTTTTTTAATCATAAATGATATGTGGATGATCCAAATGTTGTGTGCCCATAGTTCCCCGAAACAGGTTTTcgcccccgctttataaataaagccacaaTGGCTGAACAGATACAAAGTGACGAGAAGATACACGGAAAGCCAAAACTTGCCACCAAAGAcgaatttgaactaggggtatcaGAGCTCCACGACGATGCCCCCAAGAGGGCAACGATGCAATGCGCCGCAGTCGCCGAGACCAAGGTCAAGGGTTTTCACTCGGAGCCCTAATGCGGAGAAGGTACGCGCAACGACACCCCCAAGAGGTTTACGGAGCCCGCCGGAATCACCGCCATTGGCGTCGAAATGCTGAGCTTTGTCCCGGAAGAACCTTCACACCCACGCCGGTAGCTCACTCGGACCGCCCACTGTCAGGCATCCCTAACGTGGGCTGGGAGATGCTTTTGCCGAAGCACCCGCCAACTCCAGGATCCCCCAATGCTTGCTCCTCGCCGTCCAAACAGATAaagagaaggccatcaccatgtcgCTCGCCGTAGAGACGCTTGTGCAGTCTACCTTCTGGGGCTGCCACCGCGGCATCCACAAGCTCCAGAACAGGGTCACAGAACAGGGTCACAGCGAGACCGATAGGTTAGTGAGGTAAGCCCATGGCAAAAGACTCGCGTGAGCAGCAGAAGTGCAGTGGGCAGGCGGCACCGTGCCACCCACCAGTCGCACTCCACAACCATTGACAACCAGATCTGGACCTGTAGGACTAGATCcggcctccggccgcgccgcAGCCAATTGAAGGAGAACCGTCCTCCACCGCCATAGGTGGTCGCCGACCAGACGAAGCAGTTATGGCCTGTCAGGCCCCGCAGGCCCGACTAGCCCTAAAGCCTCGCTGCAACGTCATGGTCGTGGTCGCCGTCCACCTGCAAGTCCACATCGTCCATGCTTGCACCATCCCCGCCGGGTGCCCACTACCATGACGCCGCCGGACAACCACCGTTTTGAGGCCTTGATGTCTGGCCAACCAAAACGACCAGGCCTGCCCGACCCAGATTGGGCCTGGAGGGCCCAAATCTGGGCATGTAGCTGTGACGCTATAGTTTGCCTccctgtagctccattggccattgGCGCCACCGATGTGCGGCAGATCATCTCATGTCCCTCGCTTGCCGTTGAGATCGCGCAGTCGCTGGCCGGCGTTGCCCCGTGCAGCTCTCCACACGCACGGAAAATGGAAGGCCGTTGCCACCGGCACCGCCCAGgctttgccggcggcggcggaggggggcaGAAGGGGTTCGGGGGCTGGGAGGAGGCAGTCGCCCCTGTTTCAGCCACGGGGGACGAGGCAGGAGCACAAGCTGTTTCGAAATCTGTAAGTTGAAAgcgatgcatttttttttttgacacaaatataGTAGGGAGAAAACCCCTACTGTGTCATTTTTCATTTATAAAAGAATATTTACATGATGCAGACCCATAGGGTCAGAGTTTAGATTGTGTCAAGCCATGCTTGCATCCCTCCTTAAGGCTAGGCGCCTAGGCCTAGCTCTATACATTGTCATGTGGAAGAAGATTTAAATTTAGCAATGCATATGTTTGACTGTTGGGGTCTTATCATTGAAAATATAGTCGTTCCTTTGATCCCATATGCTCTAGCAACCAGTGATAGAAACCTCCATGAGGAATGGAGATAAATATCTTTCCTTTGCATCCAAAATCATTTTATTGATATCATAGTCAGAATTCAATTCAATTTCAATCCCCCACCAAAAGTTTTGACTGAAGCTGCATTCGAAAAATAGATGCAAGAGAGTTTCCTCAGGGCATGTATCACGTAAGATGCAGTCTCTGAATTCCACATAGTTGTTTTTCTTCATCATTTTGCTATTAGCCTATTACAAACACAAGTCACATCATTCAACTCCATTACCTACAAAATTCGGAGGCTGAAGGTCTTTTTTGTTCTCACATGTAGCCAGTACAGTATCTCTACTTTATGTTGCTGAGCTGATTATGAGTTTCTACGCATCGCCTGTTCATAATAGCTGCTACTGTAAGATTTATCATTTTCTGTATTAGGtaactaacatattaacacctTTTTTTCCTCTCCAGGTGAAGGAATGGCTGCTACAGTTGTTAGCTGTCGCTGAGTTTGTTGCATCACATCAACATGGTCGGCGGTTTTTATATGCTATGTGCAAAAACAAGTGGTGCCTTAGTCTTGCATTCACATCAGCATGTAATGTAGCAAGATGCTTTTGAATACGTAACCCGGGGAATTTCAGTTTAATCATCCTAGTATGATTTCAAGTCGGATTCCATCCTGCCTTAGCTTTTTTCTACATGTGTTTGCTCGGCAGCTCTTGTTCGCCCAGGAGAGTTTCTCCTCCAAGTATCACCTAAACGTGTATGTTTGTGTGTGTTCCTCAGTTGTGGCTTCAAAAGTATGGCATCACTTGTCCTGATTGAATGCCAAGAAGTTGATCtggatttatttattttgaaaattCTAGATATGTTGCATGGTAGACTTAGATCAAATCAAATGTGCATCTTTTTAACCAAAACGAAGCGCCTTTTCTTTTTCGTTATCCTGGTGTATACACGACTGAAATTATATTGTTGTAGACATTTGGTTGACGGAGATTTAGAGTTGCCGTCGCGCCGTTGTCTCGTCGGCCGGCGTCCCTGGTTTTGGTTGCTCTGCGTGCTTGCTGAGTTGCCGGCTCCGCTCCGCAACCGCAATGATCTCGATCGGTTTCTGAGTCGGCAGCTAGCAGGATGGTGTTTTATGCCTCGATCGATCTCTGAGTCTCCACAACCCAAAATCTCAAATAATTTACCCATCTGGCCCAGCTGATCACCAGGCCTAACACGGGGCTACAATTACCGGTTCGATTCTTTCTGGCTTCCCAAACAGTAGCAAGGCACCGATGCCCATCGATGGCGGCAGTCAGCAGAATTCAGAAGACAATCCTGAAGCATATCTGCATATATACCTAGTATTAACGCCAAAGTTTAGGTATGGCGGCAGCCAAACCATGCCATATTGCTAGCTCCGCCTCTGGTACAGCTTAGATGATAGGTTTGAGTAAGGCTTCCTTCCCTAAATGTGAGAGCGGTCTGTCTGGCAAAAGATTctgtttccaagctttgccaaggAGAAAACCAAAAGTTCCAATGGAAGCACGAACCACATCAGTGGGCATGCCCAAGTATGTCTCTCGCAAGGCTTCATTATGCATACCCAGCCTTGCCATGACACCATTCTTAATGGCCAAGTCACGTTTGCCTCTGAAAAATATCATTGTCCAAATTTAACTTTTGCCCCGATCCATCACAGTAGAGCTTTAAAGTAATTGCAGTGCATCCATAATGCATTGATCACTGCGAGCAAAAAATATACTATCGTCTGCGAAGAGAAGATGTGAGATAGCAGGACCATGACATCCATTATATATTCCTTGTAAATCTCATGTCCTCTCTCTCAGATGTAAAAGGCATGACAGGCCCTCTTTACGTAACAAGAATGAGTATGGACTTATGGGATCACCTTGCCTAATTCGACGAGAAGGAACCACTAGTTTTGTTAAATCACCATTAACTTTGACGGCATATCTTACCATGGTAACACAACTCATGACTGAATTAATCTAGGATGTGGCAAAGCCGAGCTTCAACAGACAATCATGAAGATAACTCAACTCTACTATGTCGTATGCCTTCATCATGTCGATTTTCAAATCAAAGTATGGCTTCTTGACACGTTTAATTACCTTATATTTCTGCATGAGTAGTGATACGTTTACCAAAGTATCGGGcatcttataagtattctttgataATAGTGATGAGGGGCATAAAGACTTTAACAAAATAGCTCTATCTGGTTTGACACTCTACTTCTGAAACTAGCAACAATACACATGTTCACTTGCATTCATCAAGCTGTTTTCTAGTGCCGTTGCTGGGGAGCTAAGACATTTTGGTCTTTGTTCTTAGTTGTTAATGTGTTAATTGTTATACTAAAGTTATTTACTAGTTTTAGGGAATAAAAACTCAAG contains the following coding sequences:
- the LOC124707378 gene encoding uncharacterized protein LOC124707378, translating into MSPAGRRLWWPPLALVAVSICSGCGPPLPRPLDGEGAEGEVRGRDEQRPPPSQPTTRPDDLLHPSSAPARTRKLARRVRSALNIIQPNYDASRRFLQLRAAILCSSGFPWKGKEPVPVAVAVGVRSLLRAAAVLAPSDLRFALGGAPYPGGMQVNVPCFHRATSIELQGLDLAFAESSPKCFPSLERLVLSGCRATISNWVRRSPRLLVLRVSTVTNDGLKIIIVRSKSLQELSVETKIPFLGNKPPLLDNVNIEAPLLKQLTISFAAGGYYNNLLVSVSAPLLEKVSWKCAYFTAAAGLGRWGLLHVGLKPVETNNGQGHLPHIHVLSLSAETHSSYMFSGAAQELRFKAEIKKHMLIGFSMLELRIMTSGHVYGAFALRVLELDGIFALIKTLKIVLVTSEGKEACPENCRCEEPKDWRTQSIYLPNLEEVEIRGEDHEFDFWKLVISGAPNLKRVVMDKPSNEVKMDSWRMKIITILGPGIAIAGGCDGA